From one Pseudomonas sp. B21-048 genomic stretch:
- a CDS encoding RHS repeat-associated core domain-containing protein, protein MFEPDKVLALNNAIGLLVIAAMNPEQPNVEALLGDFRLCLNDYEAWAENFWTGGALNVEQVFKVGNEVRLSAPKDSTTPSSTLAMCPASGPLTLVHLFEAARFVPIGNTPVMLEPVISQRNGELTFGEPVHETIGPSGILEIPECWRGQRYRITFFPNVSTEHVKALYASYQNVIGELEGWLRNEWSSEFEPLWAGFSEAGFTQRYGMLQQADWRGFERSLHGLWDDVKQVYALLADLQTNSEKLLEYLTQGELETLLNASTEAIANVLLMLSDEPLMFIHLAAFTSWLRMLPPQYVAETVAQIRTELLISFLLVRLTGPTGLKLGMSAKVLDKIKSRRVRQWLAAASLRLAELTTRSDLTAHAGALKPLAVSARNAPLKPAPTVALQISAGDSPVVRVNNPVAIARDKSNAMTRLGRYEPHDDASNQAKNPNGDSADCAALTCTSGCPVSMVTGEELLTLTDGSLDGLLPFAFTRLYRTSAVEIDCGLGWGWSHSLAQRLELDDEQVVWVDHENRRTTFPLPSVERPLIHNSLSRAAIYLGNEPEELILALAGETSRFYHFHNGRLTAISDAYNNRLRITRDRQERIQRLDNGAGRSLLLCYERKHLVAIQYQSFHPTDAMGEAWRTEQTLVFYRYDARQRLIEASNAAGESERYDYDDQHVILQRQLAGGASFFWEWERSGKAARCIRHWASFSQMDARYVWDDQGSVTVQNSDGSEEVYVHDDRARLVRKVELDGGEQLKTYDDQGRLVAEQDPLGAVTEYRYDDVGRLVALIPPEDKPTSYEYRNGFLHARYRGKAVWKYRRNAQGDVTEATDPDGQVTHYHYDIQGRMLSIRYPDTSRHVFAWNALGQLLEETLPNGGQRRFSYDALGRQITRKDEHGALTRYQWDAVGRLVQTTLPTGASRTFSYNAYGKITAERNEQGRVTRYEYADDLHLVSRRINPDGTQLRYRYDNAQLRLTEIENESGEKYRLDYTANGLIRQEIGFDGRRTAYAYDLNGHLLEKTEFGDDGSQRVTGYQRDSAGRLLVKTLPDGIQIGYRYDSLGRLVSVDDSHDHPLEFEYDQQDRLITEHQGWGTLRYGYDACSQLNRLRLPDGSKLDYHHAKGGALMAIDLNGARLTSHTYKSDRELQRRQGLLLSEYAYDDQGRLKAHAVSQHQHPLCRRDYAYSLNGNLDHIADTRHGQRCYQYDSLDRLIRVRHSRDQSPESFAHDPAGNLLMQDRPGAAKVLGNRLLMQGDRHYDYDAFGNLIRERRGTAQKLVTEYRYDCQHRLIGVSTPDGRCSSYRYDAFGRRIAKTVDGKTTEFFWQGDHLVAESSKEHYRSYVYEPGSFRPLAMLDGKGPRQACPFYYQLDHLGTPQELTDYSGDIIWAARYTAYGRLTRLNRDTHQILDQPLRFQGQYFDAETGLHYNRHRYYNPDVGRYLTPDPSKLAGGLNGYQYTRNPVGWVDPLGLSECPGGDGCKKPSFGDEEPAGKVGVDEGDAQLPPYTEEKYLYRGDSRHPDEIFYQGFKTKGDSNDLLLHSLDSNKPPSNFVSTSPKREVGIDFATKFNMRSGFLYTMRMIPGRDLVKELGKKYKFSNEREVAIQGGIKREDILGVTPIGADGRPTSYTTLNPNRK, encoded by the coding sequence ATGTTCGAACCTGACAAGGTCCTGGCCTTGAACAATGCCATCGGCTTGCTGGTGATTGCCGCCATGAACCCCGAGCAGCCGAACGTCGAAGCGTTGCTCGGTGATTTTCGACTCTGCCTCAATGACTACGAGGCCTGGGCGGAAAATTTCTGGACCGGCGGGGCGCTGAATGTCGAACAAGTGTTCAAGGTCGGCAACGAAGTTCGGCTCAGCGCACCGAAGGATTCAACCACCCCCAGCTCGACGCTCGCCATGTGCCCCGCCAGCGGTCCGTTGACCCTGGTGCACCTGTTTGAGGCCGCGCGTTTCGTACCGATCGGCAATACGCCGGTAATGCTCGAACCGGTGATCTCGCAGCGCAATGGTGAACTGACGTTCGGTGAGCCCGTCCACGAAACCATTGGCCCCAGCGGCATCCTCGAAATCCCCGAATGCTGGCGCGGCCAGCGTTATCGCATCACCTTCTTTCCCAATGTTTCCACTGAGCACGTCAAAGCGCTCTACGCCTCCTATCAAAACGTGATCGGCGAGCTGGAAGGCTGGTTGCGCAATGAGTGGTCGAGCGAATTCGAGCCCTTGTGGGCAGGTTTTTCCGAGGCAGGGTTCACCCAGCGCTACGGCATGCTGCAACAGGCTGACTGGCGCGGCTTCGAGCGTTCGCTGCACGGTTTGTGGGATGACGTGAAGCAGGTCTACGCGCTGCTGGCAGACCTGCAAACCAACAGCGAAAAACTCCTTGAATACCTGACCCAAGGCGAGCTTGAAACGCTGCTGAATGCCTCGACTGAAGCCATCGCCAATGTGCTGCTGATGTTGAGCGATGAGCCGTTGATGTTCATCCATCTCGCCGCCTTTACCAGTTGGCTGAGGATGTTGCCGCCGCAGTACGTCGCCGAAACCGTGGCGCAAATTCGTACAGAACTATTGATCAGTTTCCTGCTGGTGCGCCTCACCGGTCCTACGGGCCTGAAGCTCGGCATGAGCGCCAAAGTACTGGATAAGATCAAGTCCCGGCGAGTTCGGCAGTGGTTGGCCGCGGCCAGTTTGCGACTGGCCGAACTGACGACCAGATCTGACCTGACAGCCCACGCTGGCGCGCTCAAACCGCTCGCGGTCAGCGCGCGGAATGCGCCACTGAAACCTGCACCGACGGTTGCGCTGCAGATCAGCGCCGGCGACTCACCGGTTGTGCGGGTGAACAATCCGGTGGCAATCGCTCGCGACAAGTCCAACGCCATGACCCGGCTGGGGCGATACGAACCTCACGACGATGCATCGAATCAGGCGAAAAACCCCAACGGCGACAGTGCCGATTGCGCGGCACTGACCTGCACCAGCGGCTGTCCGGTATCGATGGTCACCGGCGAAGAACTGCTGACCCTGACCGATGGCTCGCTGGATGGGCTACTGCCGTTTGCCTTTACCCGGTTGTACCGCACCAGCGCGGTGGAGATCGATTGCGGGCTGGGCTGGGGCTGGAGCCATTCGCTGGCGCAGCGGTTGGAGCTGGACGATGAACAGGTCGTCTGGGTCGACCATGAAAACCGTCGTACGACGTTTCCGCTGCCGAGCGTCGAACGCCCGCTGATCCACAACAGCCTGTCACGGGCGGCGATTTACCTCGGAAACGAACCGGAGGAGTTGATTCTCGCGCTAGCCGGCGAGACGAGCCGGTTCTACCACTTTCATAACGGTCGGTTGACGGCGATCAGTGATGCCTACAACAACCGTCTGCGCATCACCCGCGACCGTCAGGAGCGCATTCAACGCCTCGATAACGGCGCAGGTCGTTCTCTGTTGTTGTGCTACGAGCGCAAGCACCTCGTCGCCATCCAATACCAGTCGTTTCATCCCACCGATGCCATGGGTGAGGCCTGGCGTACAGAGCAAACGCTGGTTTTCTATCGCTACGACGCCCGCCAACGCTTGATCGAAGCGAGCAACGCCGCGGGTGAAAGCGAGCGTTACGACTACGACGACCAGCACGTGATTTTGCAGCGGCAACTGGCCGGTGGCGCGAGCTTCTTCTGGGAGTGGGAACGGTCTGGCAAGGCGGCCAGATGTATTCGCCATTGGGCATCGTTTTCGCAGATGGATGCGCGCTATGTCTGGGATGACCAAGGCAGTGTCACCGTCCAGAACAGCGATGGCAGCGAAGAGGTTTATGTCCACGATGACCGCGCGCGGCTGGTTCGCAAGGTCGAGCTGGACGGTGGCGAACAGCTCAAGACCTATGACGACCAAGGTCGCTTGGTGGCCGAGCAGGATCCGCTCGGCGCCGTCACTGAATACCGTTACGACGACGTCGGACGGTTGGTGGCGCTGATTCCGCCGGAAGACAAGCCAACATCCTACGAATACCGCAACGGTTTCCTGCATGCGCGCTATCGCGGCAAAGCGGTGTGGAAATATCGGCGCAATGCTCAAGGCGATGTCACCGAGGCCACCGATCCCGACGGGCAAGTCACCCACTATCACTACGACATTCAGGGACGAATGCTATCGATCCGCTACCCGGACACCAGTCGGCATGTGTTCGCCTGGAATGCCTTGGGGCAGTTGCTCGAAGAGACCTTGCCGAACGGTGGTCAGCGGCGCTTTTCCTACGATGCGCTGGGTCGGCAGATTACCCGCAAGGACGAACATGGTGCGCTCACCCGGTACCAATGGGATGCCGTCGGCCGATTGGTTCAGACGACGCTGCCTACCGGCGCCAGCCGCACCTTCAGTTACAACGCCTACGGCAAGATCACCGCCGAACGCAATGAGCAGGGCCGCGTCACGCGCTATGAATACGCCGACGATTTGCACCTGGTCAGCCGCCGGATCAATCCCGATGGCACGCAACTGCGTTATCGCTACGACAACGCTCAGTTACGGCTCACGGAAATCGAAAACGAATCCGGCGAAAAATATCGCCTGGACTACACGGCCAACGGCCTGATCCGACAGGAAATCGGCTTCGACGGCCGCCGTACCGCGTACGCCTACGACCTCAACGGCCACCTGCTGGAGAAAACCGAGTTCGGCGATGACGGCTCGCAACGGGTGACGGGGTATCAACGGGACTCGGCCGGACGCCTATTGGTCAAGACGTTGCCTGACGGCATCCAGATCGGCTACCGCTACGACTCGCTGGGCCGACTCGTCAGCGTCGACGACAGCCACGATCACCCGCTGGAATTCGAGTACGACCAGCAGGACCGGCTGATCACCGAGCATCAGGGGTGGGGCACCCTGCGTTATGGCTACGACGCCTGCAGCCAGCTCAATCGCCTGCGTCTGCCGGACGGCAGCAAGCTCGATTACCACCACGCCAAGGGCGGGGCGCTGATGGCCATTGACCTCAATGGCGCACGTCTTACAAGTCACACGTACAAATCCGATCGCGAGCTTCAGCGCCGGCAAGGCCTGCTGCTCAGCGAATACGCCTACGACGACCAAGGCCGACTGAAAGCCCATGCCGTCAGCCAACATCAACATCCTCTGTGCCGCCGCGACTATGCCTACAGCCTCAACGGCAATCTCGACCACATCGCCGACACCCGCCACGGCCAGCGCTGCTACCAATACGACTCGCTCGACCGCCTGATCCGCGTCCGCCATTCCCGTGACCAATCGCCGGAAAGTTTTGCCCACGACCCGGCTGGCAACCTGTTGATGCAGGATCGTCCCGGCGCCGCGAAGGTGCTGGGTAATCGTCTGCTGATGCAAGGCGACCGTCATTACGACTACGACGCCTTCGGCAATCTCATCCGCGAACGCCGTGGCACCGCGCAGAAACTCGTCACCGAATACCGCTACGACTGCCAACACCGATTGATCGGCGTCAGTACCCCGGACGGTCGTTGCTCAAGCTACCGATACGACGCCTTCGGCCGCCGCATCGCCAAAACCGTTGATGGAAAAACCACCGAATTTTTTTGGCAAGGTGACCACCTCGTTGCCGAAAGCAGTAAGGAACACTACCGCAGCTATGTCTATGAACCGGGCAGCTTCCGCCCGCTGGCCATGCTCGACGGCAAAGGCCCACGCCAAGCCTGCCCGTTCTACTACCAACTCGACCACCTCGGCACACCACAAGAACTCACCGACTACAGCGGCGACATCATCTGGGCCGCCCGATACACCGCCTATGGCCGCCTCACCCGCCTCAACCGCGACACCCATCAGATCCTCGATCAACCGCTGCGCTTTCAGGGTCAGTATTTCGACGCGGAGACCGGCCTGCACTACAACCGGCATCGCTACTACAATCCAGATGTCGGGCGGTACCTGACGCCAGACCCGAGCAAGCTGGCGGGCGGGTTAAACGGCTATCAGTACACGCGCAATCCGGTGGGATGGGTTGATCCGCTGGGGTTGAGTGAGTGCCCTGGAGGGGATGGGTGTAAGAAGCCGTCGTTTGGGGATGAGGAACCAGCGGGTAAGGTGGGGGTTGATGAGGGGGATGCTCAACTTCCCCCATATACTGAGGAAAAGTATTTATATCGTGGAGATAGTCGCCATCCAGATGAAATTTTTTACCAGGGCTTTAAAACCAAGGGTGACAGCAATGATTTACTGCTTCACTCACTTGACAGCAATAAGCCTCCGAGCAATTTTGTTAGTACTTCTCCGAAAAGAGAAGTTGGAATTGATTTCGCGACAAAATTCAATATGAGAAGTGGTTTTTTGTACACCATGCGAATGATTCCAGGTAGAGATCTTGTAAAGGAACTTGGAAAAAAATACAAATTTAGTAATGAAAGGGAGGTAGCAATTCAAGGTGGAATCAAAAGAGAAGATATTCTCGGTGTTACACCTATTGGTGCTGATGGTCGCCCCACTAGTTACACCACCTTAAATCCGAACAGGAAATAG
- a CDS encoding HAD-IA family hydrolase, with amino-acid sequence MNTPLDEFGPIKAVIFDMDGLLLDTEGIYTEVTSIIAERYGRTFDWSVKQNIIGRGAGDLARYVVEALDLPISAEKFLAIREPLMRERFPTALAMPGAEELVRHLNANNIPIAVGTSSSRQSFGQKTTLHRDWFALFDFIVTADDPEVGAAKPAPDIFLTAARRLGVAPEDCLVFEDSPFGVTAAKAAGMTAIAIPDAAMADEKYAHADGILRTLKAFKPSACGLPALDWA; translated from the coding sequence ATGAATACACCCTTGGATGAGTTCGGCCCGATCAAAGCCGTGATTTTCGACATGGATGGCTTGTTGCTGGACACCGAGGGCATTTACACCGAGGTCACGTCCATCATTGCCGAGCGTTATGGCCGGACCTTCGACTGGAGCGTCAAACAGAACATCATCGGTCGTGGCGCGGGTGACCTGGCGCGCTATGTGGTCGAGGCGCTGGACCTGCCAATCAGCGCCGAAAAATTCCTGGCGATCCGCGAACCCTTGATGCGCGAGCGTTTTCCAACGGCATTGGCGATGCCCGGCGCAGAAGAGCTGGTTCGGCACTTGAACGCCAACAACATTCCTATCGCAGTGGGCACCAGTTCTTCACGTCAGTCGTTCGGCCAGAAAACCACTTTGCACCGCGACTGGTTCGCGCTGTTTGACTTCATCGTCACCGCTGATGACCCGGAAGTGGGCGCGGCCAAACCAGCGCCGGATATCTTCCTGACGGCGGCGCGGCGCCTGGGTGTTGCGCCTGAGGATTGCCTGGTGTTTGAAGATTCACCCTTCGGCGTTACCGCAGCGAAAGCGGCGGGGATGACGGCGATTGCGATCCCGGATGCGGCGATGGCCGACGAAAAGTACGCACACGCCGATGGCATTCTTCGTACGTTGAAGGCGTTCAAGCCCAGTGCATGTGGCTTGCCGGCACTCGATTGGGCTTGA
- a CDS encoding 3-oxoacyl-ACP reductase family protein, producing the protein MTTQHLSGKVALIQGGSRGIGAAIVRRLAAEGATVAFTYVSSTAKAEELQNSITRASGKALAIKANSADAVAIRNAVNATVVAFGRLDILVNNAGVLAVAPLEDFKLEDFDQTLAINVRSVFVATQEAARHMTEGGRIINIGSTNAERMPFAGGGPYAMSKSALVGLTKGLARDLGPRGITINNVQPGPVDTDMNPASGDFAESLISLMAVGRYGKVEEIASFVAYLVGPEAGYITGASLTIDGGFGA; encoded by the coding sequence ATGACCACTCAACACCTCAGCGGTAAAGTAGCGCTGATTCAAGGCGGTTCACGCGGCATCGGTGCCGCCATCGTCAGACGCCTGGCCGCCGAAGGCGCTACCGTTGCCTTCACTTACGTCAGCTCCACCGCCAAAGCCGAAGAACTGCAAAACAGCATCACCCGCGCAAGCGGTAAAGCCTTGGCCATCAAGGCCAACAGCGCCGATGCTGTCGCCATTCGCAACGCCGTTAACGCCACCGTCGTAGCCTTTGGGCGCCTGGACATCCTGGTCAATAACGCCGGCGTTCTGGCTGTCGCACCGCTGGAAGACTTCAAACTCGAAGACTTCGATCAGACCCTGGCCATCAACGTGCGCAGTGTGTTCGTCGCCACCCAGGAAGCGGCCAGACATATGACCGAAGGCGGTCGCATCATCAACATCGGCAGCACCAATGCCGAGCGCATGCCCTTCGCCGGTGGCGGCCCTTACGCCATGAGCAAATCGGCGCTGGTCGGCCTCACCAAAGGCCTGGCCCGTGACCTCGGCCCACGGGGTATCACCATCAACAACGTGCAACCGGGCCCAGTCGACACCGACATGAACCCCGCCAGCGGTGACTTCGCTGAAAGCCTGATCTCGCTGATGGCCGTGGGTCGTTATGGCAAAGTGGAAGAAATCGCCAGCTTCGTCGCTTACCTTGTCGGCCCCGAAGCCGGGTATATCACGGGTGCCAGCCTGACCATCGACGGTGGTTTCGGCGCCTGA